The DNA region agaaattaaaataaggatgaaaaagaaaattaagaatgtGCTGTGAAGAAACTTAAAAGGCAGACTGAGAAATTTGGAGTTCACTCAACGTTGGAAACCTTTAGATATCTGGAGCCCAGAAGTCATTTATATTAATCCTCAATGCCTGTAGATGTTAGTTGCCTCCAGCCACTCTGAATAGCACTCCTATCTGAATAACCCGGCTGGATTCAGTACTCCCACCTCTTGTACTGATGCAAGAGATTAGAAGCTTCTCCAGATACTGTGCTAGCAAAGGGGAATTATAAAAGGCTTGTATTATATAAACAATGCTTTGAAAGACTGGCAGATTACAAAGATGGTCGAAAACAAACAGGATCAAATGGAACAAGGATAAAATAAAGTTCTATATCTAGGTTTGTGGGAAAATCAATTACATAAATGGAGGATGGGGAACACTTAATCTGATAATCAATACTTCACGTGAAAAAGTTTAGGAGGTTTTGTGACCTCAATTTCAATATGAGTTCTGAGGGTCATATGTTTACTAAAAATTCAGTCCATGTCTGGAGAGGTGTCAATCTTACTATAGTAGACAGGACCCAAACTCATTTCATGGTTTATTGAAAGATGAATATGTGAGGAACACTGTGCTAAATCCTATTCCAATACCTGAAATCAGAATTAGAGgtgttttaaagcattttatactaaaaagcttggaaaataaaagaaaagcacaatGAAGAAATTGAACATTATGCTTTGACTTCCTATTAATTGGAGTTAACCTGTAAGAGAGTTTATATAACAGTTGTAATAACAATACCTAGAGGAGGCCTCTCCCACCCCTGATCACAACCCCATTTCAGAAACTTCTTCTACGGGGACACTTTGACAGTAGACTTTTGATGAACTTTATatccagtcatttaaaaaattattacaagaTACTTACACTGGTTAGGCACAAATAGATATGCACAttatattaaaacttttaataagTATGGGCTAGCAAATAATGCATGATATCCTTGGTAATATCCTTTTGCAAATTTTATTAAGTAACAGACAACAATAAAGTTAGATCCCACATCTTGAGCAACAGTTGGATCCCATATCTGGAGATAAAATCTTCACTGTCTTCAGAGTTCTGATTGTTGAGTGACAGTAGAGAGCTAAATTTCTGCCAATCATACTGACATATCCTGTATCCATCTCCCTGTCCAGATGaataaagttatatataatatgggctaagaaaaaaacatttaaataaatatattgatggCAATGCTCAGCCACAGAATGCAATTTACAGGCATAAGCAGTACAGCATAGCTAGTCAGCATTTTAGTCATATTCCTTCTAGTCTTGTTTAAACAAGCAAATATGGCTGATACTTTTGATATtgttatataacataatatttttattaagttagaaatattttttctttcattaactcTATTTAGATCACTTTATTTCAATttctgcatagttttccatgtaACATACGAGCTACAATTTATTTGACCAGTGCCCCGTTTGTAAAAGTTAAGCATGTTTTGcttatttcctttccttgtttctgTATTTATAAGTAAAAGTATCTATCTGCACAAATCTTTCCAAATCAGAAAGGTTGCAATATTTTTAGGATTtgtaatacatattttcaaaatttttttctggcaAGGCTGAGCCAATTTGTATCTCTGTGCACACAAGTAAAGTATGAGGGGTTTAGTTCCTGCACCTACCAACCCCACATATAGGCATGACACACATGCCTTACCTACATGTTTCCAAACTATATTCATTCATTATATGTATTCATAGCCATCATGTACTAGATACTGTTCCTGCCCTTGGTAATAAAAGGATGTAAAAGAAAATCTGATCCTGTCTCCATGGTGCTTATAGTCTAATCAGGGAGAAAGACTATTGACAAAAAAACTGCACTCAGTCACTAGTTCAATGTGGACACTGACCacagtaaatttgaaaataaaccaagaaacCATTATGTTTTGATAGGTGATATGTTCCCAAAACAAAAATTCCTAGTTTCTTATCTCCTTGCCTTGTAACTCACACTAGAATGATCACCTCCTGTGCCTCTGCTGCCTAATAGGGATCTTATCAAGAAGTCTTATGTTGCTTTTCCATAATGAAGCCTGTGCTTCCTTGATTGGAACCTTGTCTATGCACATTACAAAGGGGCAGACAATAGTGGACCCAGCTCTATCCTGTATTTCTGTCCTGCAGAAATCAATTTTCTAGCTTGCAACctattcctctttctcctcttggaCTAGTTAAAGCAAGTATTCCTAGTTCCATAGTGATGCCTTTGAAACTCTGGCTCCCAATTTAGGCCCTAAGAACTCCATTGGACTTCATAGAACACATCGATCCCAAGTTTAATAGCATTTTATCAGATTTCACGCATCCCTTCTCCACATTTCTGCTAGTTTTCTTGGGGTGAGGATCCTGGCGCTGGCACAGGTGCAGAGTACAGCATAGGgctctcttgacctcttgattgCACAGGTAATAAATGATGGGATTGAGCAATGGTACAATGGACAGCATATAGTACAGAGATCAACTTGTTTGTGTCAAAAGCTGAGAGTGCCTTTGGCCGGGCATAGAGGAAGATACTGGCTGCATAGAAGACTATCACAACAGTGAGATGAGAGACACAGGTGGAAAAGGCCTTATAGCGTCCAGCAGCTGAAGGAATGTGCATCACAGCACCAGTAATGGCCATGTAGGAGGCCCCAGTGACAGAGAGTGGCcctagaagaataaaaatggccAGGATGAAATCTGTAAGCTCTGCTGTAGACATGTCAGTGCATGAGAATGGAGAGACATCACAGAAAAAGTGGTTGATGATGTTGGGGCCACAGTAAGACAggtgagaaataagaaaaactttGACCATGGAGATGCCAAAACCTCCAGCCCAAGATCTAGTGGCCATCTGCATATACAACTGGCCACTGACAATGACTGGGTAGTGGAGAGGATGGCAGATGGCCACATAGCGATCATAGGCCATAACAGCGAGAAGGACACACTCAGTGCAGCCCAAGCCAAGGAAAAAGTAGAGCTG from Rhinopithecus roxellana isolate Shanxi Qingling chromosome 15, ASM756505v1, whole genome shotgun sequence includes:
- the LOC104678311 gene encoding LOW QUALITY PROTEIN: olfactory receptor 6A2 (The sequence of the model RefSeq protein was modified relative to this genomic sequence to represent the inferred CDS: inserted 2 bases in 1 codon; deleted 2 bases in 2 codons; substituted 1 base at 1 genomic stop codon); translation: MEWRNHSGRVSEFVLLGFPVPVPPQVLLFALLLLAYVLVLTENTLVIMAIRNHSTLHKPMYFFLANMSFLEIWYVTXTIPEMLADFVGSKXDHGWLISFEGCMIQLYFFLGLGCTECVLLAVMAYDRYVAICHPLHYPVIVSGQLYMQMATRSWAGGFGISMVKVFLISHLSYCGPNIINHFFCDVSPFSCTDMSTAELTDFILAIFILLGPLSVTGASYMAITGAVMHIPSAAGRYKAFSTCVSHLTVVIVFYAASIFLYARPKALSAFDTNKLISVLYAVIVPLLNPIIYYLCNQEVKRALCCTLHLCQRQDPHPKKTSRNVEKGCVKSDKMLLNLGSMCSMKSNGVLRA